In one Oncorhynchus tshawytscha isolate Ot180627B unplaced genomic scaffold, Otsh_v2.0 Un_contig_19873_pilon_pilon, whole genome shotgun sequence genomic region, the following are encoded:
- the LOC121841980 gene encoding protein TsetseEP-like, whose amino-acid sequence EPTEPEPAEPGTNRDEPAEPEATDPEIAVPEPEEPELEEPELEEPGPGESGPAPLEEPDPVEPEPVEKPETAEPEPVEPEPVKSEHSGKTEPAEPDPALPEPTKPEPAEPEPAEREPAEHEETELAGPEPAEPGEPEPAEPELVEEPEPLEPEPLEPEATEPEPTEPEEAETEQLAEHEEPKPAEPGPAESELLEPEPAEPEPVEPVPADSEAADPEAAEPEPAEPEAADPEIAEPGEPEPAESVEPEPEEPEPEEPEPAESEPVEPEPSGESELVEPETEAPEPAELEPVEPEHEDSEAAEPGEPEPAEPEPGEPEPEQPELVDPQPGESGPAAQEPELVEPETEAPEPAELEPVEPEHEDSEARAWGA is encoded by the coding sequence GAACCCACAGAGCCTGAGCCAGCAGAACCCGGAACCAACAGAGATGAACCAGCAGAGCCTGAAGCAACAGATCCTGAAATAGCAGTGCCTGAACCAGAAGAGCCTGAACTGGAAGAGCCTGAACTGGAAGAGCCTGGACCAGGAGAGTCTGGACCAGCACCACTGGAAGAACCTGATCCAGTAGAGCCTGAGCCAGTAGAAAAGCCTGAAACAGCAGAGCCTGAACCGGTAGAGCCTGAACCAGTAAAGTCTGAACATTCAGGGAAGACAGAACCAGCAGAGCCTGATCCTGCACTGCCTGAACCCACAAAGCCTGAGCCAGCAGAACCTGAACCAGCAGAGAGAGAACCAGCAGAGCATGAAGAAACAGAACTAGCAGGGCCTGAACCAGCAGAGCCTGGAGAGCCTGAACCTGCAGAGCCTGAGCTAGTAGAAGAACCTGAACCATTAGAGCCTGAACCATTAGAGCCTGAGGCTACAGAGCCTGAACCAACAGAGCCTGAAGAAGCAGAGACAGAACAACTAGCAGAGCATGAAGAACCTAAACCAGCAGAACCTGGGCCGGCAGAATCTGAACTATTAGAGCCTGAACCAGCAGAGCCTGAGCCAGTAGAGCCTGTGCCTGCAGATTCTGAAGCAGCAGATCCTGAAGCAGCAGAGCCTGAACCAGCAGAGCCTGAAGCAGCAGATCCTGAAATAGCAGAGCCTGGGGAGCCTGAACCAGCAGAATCTGTTGAGCCTGAACCAGAAGAGCCTGAACCAGAAGAGCCTGAACCAGCAGAGTCTGAACCAGTAGAACCGGAACCTTCAGGAGAGTCTGAGCTAGTAGAGCCTGAAACAGAAGCGCCTGAACCAGCAGAGCTTGAGCCAGTAGAGCCTGAACACGAAGATTCTGAAGCAGCAGAGCCTGGGGAGCCTGAACCAGCAGAACCTGAACCAGGAGAGCCTGAACCAGAACAGCCTGAACTGGTAGATCCTCAACCAGGAGAGTCTGGACCAGCAGCACAGGAACCTGAGCTAGTAGAGCCTGAAACAGAAGCGCCTGAACCAGCAGAGCTTGAGCCAGTAGAGCCTGAACACGAAGATTCTGAAGCAAGAGCCTGGGGAGCCTGA